Genomic DNA from Pseudomonas helmanticensis:
CTCAACGAGATCAGCCGCCAGTACGTGATCACCGCGCGGGCCAAGGGTCTGACCGAAAGGCGCGTGCTCTACGGCCACGTGTTTCGCAATGCGATGCTGCTGGTGGTGGCCGGTGTGCCGTCGGCGCTGATCGAGGTGTTCTTCGCTGGCTCCCTGCTGATCGAAACCATCTTCAACCTCGACGGCCTCGGGCGCATGAGCTACGAGGCAGCGGTGTCACGCGACTATCCGGTGGTGTTCGGCGCGCTGTTTCTGTTCACCCTGTTCGGCCTGTTGATCAAGCTGATCGGCGACCTCTGCTACACCCTGCTCGACCCGCGCATCGACTTCTCGGCGAGGACTGCCTGATGTTCACTCTCTCCCCTCTCGGCCAGCGCCGCGTCGCGCAATTCAAGGCCAACCGGCGCGGACGCTGGTCGCTGTGGCTGTTTATCGGTCTGTGCCTGATTTGTCTGGGCGGTGAATTGATCGCCAACGACAAGCCGTTGGTGATCCGTTATCACGAGGCCTTTTACTTTCCGATCCTCACTGATTACCTGGAAACCGATTTCGGCGGCGAGCTGCCATTTCAGCCGGACTACGCCAGCAGTTACGTGCACAAACTGATTGAGGATCAGGGCGGCTGGATGCTCTTTCCGCCGATCCCGTTCAGCTACGACACGGTCAATTACGACCTCAGCGAACCGGCACCGAGTCCGCCGTCATCGAGCAACTGGCTGGGCACCGATGATCAGGCGCGCGACGTGTTGGCGCGGGTGATTTTCGGTACGCGGATTTCGATCCTGTTTGCGCTGATCCTCACTGGCATCAGTGCGTTGATCGGCATCGTTGCCGGTGCGTTGCAGGGTTATTACGGCGGTTGGGTCGATTTGCTCGGGCAACGCGTGCTGGAGATCTGGTCGGGGCTGCCGGTGCTGTACCTGCTGATCATTTTGTCCGGGTTCGTCTCGCCGAGTTTCTGGTGGTTGCTGGGGATCATGGCGCTGTTTTCCTGGCTGGCGCTGGTCGATGTGGTGCGCGCCGAGTTTCTGCGTGGGCGCAATCTCGAATACGTCAAAGCCGCGCGGGCGCTGGGCCTGACTGATAACGAACTGATGTACCGGCACATCCTGCCTAACGCGATGACATCCACCCTCACCTACCTACCGTTCATTCTGACCGGCGCGATTGCCACGCTGACTGCACTGGATTTTCTTGGCTTCGGTATGCCGGCCGGCACTGCGTCGCTGGGTGAGTTGATCGGTCAGGCCAAGCGCAATCTGCAAGCACCGTGGCTGGGGCTGACGGCGTTTTTTGCCTTGGCGCTGATTTTGTCTTTGTTGGTTTTCATCGGTGAAGCCTGCCGAGATGCCTTTGATCCGAGGAGCTGACATGCAAGACAATTTGATCGAGATCCGTGACTTGCGCGTCGCCTTCGCCGGGCAGCAAGTGGTGCACGGTTTGAACCTCGATATTCGCCGGGGCGAATGCCTGGCGCTGGTCGGTGAATCCGGCTCGGGCAAGTCGGTGACGGCGCATTCGATCCTGCGTCTGTTGCCGGGCAAGAACGTCCGTAGCAGCGGCGCGATCCGCTACAACGGCGTGGATTTATTGCACGCCAGCGAGCAGCAAATGCGCGGTTTGCGCGGCAACCGCATTGCGATGATTTTTCAGGAACCGATGACTTCGCTGAACCCGTTGCACACGGTGGAAAGGCAGGTCAGCGAAGTGCTGGAGATTCACAAAGGACTGAAGGGCCGCGCCGCCCGTGAGCGGACGTTGCAGTTGTTGGAGCTGGTCGGTATTCGCCAGCCTTTGCAGCGCTTGAAAGCCTATCCGCATCAACTTTCCGGCGGTCAGCGGCAACGGGTGATGATTGCGATGGCGCTGGCCAACGAGCCGGAGCTGTTGATCGCTGATGAGCCAACCACGGCGCTGGATGTCACGGTGCAGCAGAAGATCCTCGAGTTGCTCATCGAGTTGCAGCAGCGGTTGGGCATGTCGCTGTTGTTGATCAGCCACGATCTCAATCTGGTGCGGCGCATTGCGCAACGGGTGTGCGTGATGCGCCACGGCGAGATCGTCGAGCAGGCGGATTGCGAAACGCTGTTTCGCGCGCCGCAGCATCCTTACAGTCGGTTGTTGATTGAGGCGGAACCGAGCGGTGCTCCGGTGCCGAGCAAGTTCGAGCACAACCTGCTTGAAGTCGATGATTTGAAGGTCTGGTTTCCCCTGCCCAAAGCGCTGTTCAGCCGCCAGCAGGAGTACATCAAAGCGGTCGACGGCGTCAGTTTCACCCTGCAACGCGGCAAGACATTAGGGATTGTTGGCGAGTCCGGTTCGGGCAAATCGACGCTGGGCCAAGCGATCCTGCGGCTGGTCGAATCCGAGGGCAATATCCGTTTCGGCAACAAGCAATTGAGCCTGCTCAATCAGCGTTTGATGCGGCCATTGCGCCGGCAGATCCAAGTGGTGTTTCAGGATCCGTTCGGCAGCCTCAGCCCACGGATGTCGGTGCAGCAGATCATTGCCGAGGGCTTGCTGACCCATGGCATTGGCACCGAGGCCGAGCGGGAGGCGGCGGTGATTCGGGTGCTGGAGGAAGTCGGCCTCGATCCACAGAGCCGACATCGTTATCCCCACGAATTTTCCGGTGGCCAGCGCCAGCGTATTTCCATCGCCCGCGCGCTGGTGCTGGAACCGGCGCTGATTCTGCTCGATGAACCGACCTCGGCGCTGGACCGTACGGTGCAGAAGCAGGTGGTGGAGTTGTTGCGGCAACTACAAATCAAACATGGGCTGACCTATTTGTTTATCAGCCATGACCTGGCGGTGGTGCATGCGTTGGCGCATGACTTGATGGTGATCAAGGATGGCAAAGTGGTTGAGCAAGGTTCTTCACGCGAGATTTTCGCCGCACCACAGCACCCCTACACCCAGGAACTGCTGAAAGCCTCCAGCCTCGCGATCCCCCGCAAAATCACGGAAACCGCCGAATCCCTGTAGGAGCTGCCGCAGGCTGCGATCTTTTGATGTTGGTGTTAAAAACGGGATCAAAAGATCGCAGCCTGCGGCAGCTCCTACAGGGGGATGGGTTTATTTTTTTTGGCCGGTGCATCCAAACGCCTCCGTCATGGGTAGTCCTTGTAACAGCCCGCTTCGGCTGTCAGCGGTTTACCCATTCTGGAGAAACATACTGATGAACATCACCCAACTGATCTGCCTCAGCGGTTTGCTCGCCGCCAGCGTCACGACCTTCGCGCAAAGCAGTTATCCCGACGCGATCAAAGTGCCGGATGGCCACAAGATCGCGATGGAAACCACTGGCGTCGGCGAAATCACCTACGAATGCCGTGACAAAGCTAATGCGCCCGGGCAGACCGAGTGGACTTTCGTCGGTCCGAAAGCGGTGCTCAATGATCGCAGCGGCAAGCAGGTCGGCACCTACTTCGGCCCGCCAGCCACCTGGCAGGCCAAGGACGGTTCGAAAGTCACCGGCACGCAACTGGCTGTGGCGCCGTCGAGTCCGGGCAACCTGCCCTATCAGTTGGTCAAGGCCAATCCTGCCGAGGGTAAAGGTGCGATGGCTGGCGTGAGTTACATCCAGCGTGTTGCGCTTAAGGGCGGCGTGGCGCCGGGCAGTGAATGCACGCCGGCGAACAAGGGCCAGCAGGCAGTGGTGAAGTACCAGGCTGATTATATTTTCTGGGCCATGAACTGACCCCTCAGACTTATCCTAACCCCCTGTAGGAGTGAGCCTGCTCGCGATAGCGGAGTGTCAGCCGGCATATTTCTTGACTGACACACCGCTATCGCGAGCAGGCTCACTCCTACAGGGAATGGGTTGTCTGGATGTTTGGGGAATGTGAGCTAGATTGCACGACATGTCTTTAGCCCGATCTACGTTTGATTACGAAGCCCGTCTCGCCGCCTGCGCGCGCGGCGAGCGTGCGGCCCTGCGCGATTTGTATGTGCAGGAAGGCCCGCGTCTGCTCGGCGTGGCCAAGCGGCTGGTGCGCGATTCGGCGCTGGCGGAGGACATCGTTCATGAGGCGTTCATCAAGATCTGGAACGGCGCGGCGGGGTTCGATCCGGCGCGGGGTTCGGCGCGTGGCTGGATGTTCAGCGTGACCCGGCATCTGGCGCTGAACCTGCTGCGCGATCAGGGCCGCGAGACGTCGCTTGGCGATGAGCATGAGTCGCTTGGCGATGACGATGGTTTTGACGCCCAGGCCCATTCGGCACGCATCCATCGCTGCCTTGAACAGCTTGAGCCACAACGTCGCAATTGCATCCTTCACGCCTATGTCGACGGCTATAGCCACGCACAGATTGCCGCACGTCTCGACACGCCGCTGGGCACCGTCAAAGCGTGGATCAAACGCAGCCTCAACGCATTGCGGGAGTGCATGGCATGACCACTGAATCAGCGCAGGAGCGTGATCAACTGGCTGGCGAATATGTGCTCGGCACACTGTCGCCGGAACAGCGGACCGAGGTGCAACGACGCTTGCCAAACGAACCCGAATTGCGCACGGCGGTGGATGCCTGGGAACGGCGTTTGCTGGAGCTGACGGATCTGGTCCCGTCGCAGCAACCGTCGGCGCTGTTGTGGCCACGGATCGAACGCAGCATTGATCGGCTCTCGCAGCAACCTTCGACAACTTCATGGTGGAACCTGCTGCCACTGTGGCGCGGTTTGAGCGCCGTCGGTTTGGCCGCAACGTTGATACTGGGCACGATTCTGCTGACCCAGACCACGCCGACACCGAGCTATCTGGTGGTGCTTGTCGCGCCGCAGGACAAGGCGCCAGGGTGGGTGATCCAGGCGAGCAATTCGCACGAGATTCAGTTGATTCCGCTGGGGCTGGTTGAGGTGCCGGCGGACAAGGCGCTGGAGTTCTGGACCAAGGCCGATGGCTGGCAAGGGCCGGTGTCGCTGGGGTTGGTCAAGCCTGGGCAGGCGCTGTCGGTGCCACTGGACAAACTGCCGCCGCTGCAACCGAACCAGTTGTTCGAGCTGACGCTGGAAGGCACCAACGGTTCGCCGATCGGCAAACCGACCGGGCCGATCCAGGCCATCGGCCGCGCCGTCAAAGTGCTGTAATCCCCCCTACATGAACCATCATCGGTGTCGATGTTTACCATCACGGCAATGAAGTTCTCATAAAAAATCTCCGGCGTAACATCAGCTC
This window encodes:
- a CDS encoding ABC transporter permease, translating into MFTLSPLGQRRVAQFKANRRGRWSLWLFIGLCLICLGGELIANDKPLVIRYHEAFYFPILTDYLETDFGGELPFQPDYASSYVHKLIEDQGGWMLFPPIPFSYDTVNYDLSEPAPSPPSSSNWLGTDDQARDVLARVIFGTRISILFALILTGISALIGIVAGALQGYYGGWVDLLGQRVLEIWSGLPVLYLLIILSGFVSPSFWWLLGIMALFSWLALVDVVRAEFLRGRNLEYVKAARALGLTDNELMYRHILPNAMTSTLTYLPFILTGAIATLTALDFLGFGMPAGTASLGELIGQAKRNLQAPWLGLTAFFALALILSLLVFIGEACRDAFDPRS
- a CDS encoding ABC transporter ATP-binding protein — protein: MQDNLIEIRDLRVAFAGQQVVHGLNLDIRRGECLALVGESGSGKSVTAHSILRLLPGKNVRSSGAIRYNGVDLLHASEQQMRGLRGNRIAMIFQEPMTSLNPLHTVERQVSEVLEIHKGLKGRAARERTLQLLELVGIRQPLQRLKAYPHQLSGGQRQRVMIAMALANEPELLIADEPTTALDVTVQQKILELLIELQQRLGMSLLLISHDLNLVRRIAQRVCVMRHGEIVEQADCETLFRAPQHPYSRLLIEAEPSGAPVPSKFEHNLLEVDDLKVWFPLPKALFSRQQEYIKAVDGVSFTLQRGKTLGIVGESGSGKSTLGQAILRLVESEGNIRFGNKQLSLLNQRLMRPLRRQIQVVFQDPFGSLSPRMSVQQIIAEGLLTHGIGTEAEREAAVIRVLEEVGLDPQSRHRYPHEFSGGQRQRISIARALVLEPALILLDEPTSALDRTVQKQVVELLRQLQIKHGLTYLFISHDLAVVHALAHDLMVIKDGKVVEQGSSREIFAAPQHPYTQELLKASSLAIPRKITETAESL
- a CDS encoding DUF3455 domain-containing protein, which encodes MNITQLICLSGLLAASVTTFAQSSYPDAIKVPDGHKIAMETTGVGEITYECRDKANAPGQTEWTFVGPKAVLNDRSGKQVGTYFGPPATWQAKDGSKVTGTQLAVAPSSPGNLPYQLVKANPAEGKGAMAGVSYIQRVALKGGVAPGSECTPANKGQQAVVKYQADYIFWAMN
- a CDS encoding sigma-70 family RNA polymerase sigma factor; the protein is MSLARSTFDYEARLAACARGERAALRDLYVQEGPRLLGVAKRLVRDSALAEDIVHEAFIKIWNGAAGFDPARGSARGWMFSVTRHLALNLLRDQGRETSLGDEHESLGDDDGFDAQAHSARIHRCLEQLEPQRRNCILHAYVDGYSHAQIAARLDTPLGTVKAWIKRSLNALRECMA
- a CDS encoding anti-sigma factor encodes the protein MTTESAQERDQLAGEYVLGTLSPEQRTEVQRRLPNEPELRTAVDAWERRLLELTDLVPSQQPSALLWPRIERSIDRLSQQPSTTSWWNLLPLWRGLSAVGLAATLILGTILLTQTTPTPSYLVVLVAPQDKAPGWVIQASNSHEIQLIPLGLVEVPADKALEFWTKADGWQGPVSLGLVKPGQALSVPLDKLPPLQPNQLFELTLEGTNGSPIGKPTGPIQAIGRAVKVL